ATGAAATTTGTACACTACATATGTATTGCTaagttatttgattttttaaaagctagctgggcagcagtggtggcgtacacctttaatcccagcacttaggaggcagaggcaggcagatctctgtgagtccgtgactagccttatctacagagtgagtgagttccaggacagccaaacttGCAAATGAGAAGTTTTTCCTGTGATTTGCTTCAAATTTGCAGCAGTGGGAAACTAAGTGGaggtttaaaggaaaaaaagattttcaatGAGTTGAAATCCTGTAGAGATGGGGTCCTGGTGTCCTGGTTGAGCTGTGGTGGCCCTGTGGtaaagcaggaagcagtttgtcTACTTACTCTAACTGTAGTTAACCCagtctttctaaaaatatttctgtctTCACAGAATAGCATGGagtatgaaaatacaaataagataCATTTCTAAGTCCAAGAAGGTATTTAAAAGATAGGATCCCATtgctataattttatttctctatattaTATACTTCAAAGGTAGAGGATTTGAGAAGAAGCTGGGCTCCATTTTAATTTCCTTagcttttcatatttatttggcatgtgcacacacataaacagaggtcaaagggcaatttgtgggagttgattctcaTCCGCCTGTggattctggagattgaactcaggtcatctggtttAGAGGCAAGCTTGTTTATCCCCTGGGCCATGTCACCAGCACCTAGCACAACCtgcttttaaaacaaatcatttgTCCATTTGTTGTCAGTTTCCATTCCTACCCTGTTCCTTAAAGAAACCATGGCCTGCTTCTTATCACTACTCTTTTGAGTTTCCTACCAGTTCTCAAAGTGATAACAAAATTTGAAATCTCTTCAGACTTCCTTAATGCCATAGTTGAGTTTAATGCACACTGTAGGCTGGCCCTGTGGTGCACTCCATGGCTGATTAATATACTGTTAACAGtgtattatcatttataactaaccccatttaaatgaaaacaaacttttataaacaatatttgggaatatgggcatcgttctttctaaactgtttcctACTGATtggggcgatgttcataccattaggatcataataaaacatagaaacctgaccaagttcttgtttttgtagtctgtaaggctgtatcgtctcagcttcagggtgtcttgcttgatcaaaccatattagtctggaaggaatccacagcttttgattttctgtggaaacacaagtaaaaactttttttccaagtagcctgtccttagacttaaattctgaagtcaaagcatttttaaaatgtataagttggattaatttagcagtatttataatcaaatgtattttagtagcagtaattctttcctcggcaatcaaataatttaaagacaacaatatggcatactgtatccagattctctgtgtatttttcatctctaggtggctttttactattctacttttacttccttttatttctttttttttctgagacagggtttctctgtggaaatccgcctgcctctgcttccttcagcaaatcctactggcattGGCCACCATAACcggctattctatttcctcctgttactttttctctcacaagcctacatatatttttaaatgtagtgtaaacctttagaggtttttctttatctggatctgtctttattatCTCAGAAGTGCTGAGTCTAACCTCCAGAAGCGCCGAGACagcgcgagcatatggaagctgttcTGATGCCTCTCAGTAAACCGACAGGGCAGactgtggtggcaggtttacctctttctctgggaaccttggggcatggagtcatcccacttctgacaccattctgttacgataaatctttccgccaaaagctacctgagccccaccaccacgtgtgagctttatgccagccgcctgcccaagttaggcccaaatgaatacatagaaacttgtattaggttcagtgctgcttggccaatgactaggattctcatctgttagctcagtcttaactatcataaacctatatattttataagacttattggacgccttgttggtgtccttccttgctggtggatcacattgtgctgctggagcaggagcagaggggaagagagcgcccttcctgtttctcctttgcttaaatatgagtctccttgctatgtcacttcctgcctggatcagcacttctctaatacgtttcccagaatcctctttgactcctagtcccgtctacttgctgtctcattggccaaacagtattttattcaacaataaaaaaaaaacatacacagaagtacttcccccatcagggtaGTGGTTGTATTATCTCTCTGTGGTTTTAATCTGAATTCCCATAGCAGATAATATGCTTATTAGACATGTGGCACTTCTTTGGTGAAGCATCTTCCAaattttgttcactttttttcatttgaactgtgttgttattttagttctttatgtagtTTGATAGCCCTATATTATGTAGGTGtaatttttgtaaattttctgctagtacattttaaaaagcaaagattttTGAGGATGGTATGGTCCAGTtcacaattctttttatttatttgtttgtttgttttaggcagtgcctcactatgtaatcctgactgacctggaacttactgtgtagaccaggctagctggagatccccctacctctgcctgctAAGTGCacacattaaaggtgtgtgctaccacacctgccACAGAGtagttttttaaattgttaactTGTACTTTAGATATCATTTCtaagatatttttgtttgatCCAAGGTTACAAAGATTTTGCCCTGTATTACAATTTTATAGTTATTAGCACTTACATTTCAGTCTATATTACTATTTGTTTAGCCTGTGAAATTGGATAATATTCATGGGTTGCTATATGGCTATGTACAGAGTGTTTATGACTTAAAAAACTACCTTCCCATTGAATGGCTGTGGCACCTTTGTCAGAAATGGCTAACTGTATGTGGGAGTGTATTTCTGAACTGAAATTTGTTCCATTGACCCCCCACCATGGCTTTATCAATTAGTGAAATTCACACTGAAAAACCAGTGATTTCCAGATTGACTTCTCCTACATATACTCAACAGGGAAGTAACAGCAAGTAAAACTTTATTATAGAGTTCCCAAACAAATGTGTTTGCCACATATTGTGCAGTTACCAAAATCACTCTGCCCTTTCCTACATGGTTTCTTCTAAGAGACTTGATCCTATAATTTCTGTATTCTGAAGCCGAGTACTGCAAAAAGTCTTCTTCCTTTTTAGGGAAGTATAGctaatgttgttgttgttatttattcaGTGAAAGTAGAGGATTCAtaatttcgtgtgtgtgtgtgtgtgtgtgtgtgtgtgtgtgtgtgtgtgtgtaatgataatcagaattttgtttttcctttaaaaaaaaaaaagactttagtGTATGGGGGagtgtgcatgttcatgtatgtgcacatttaTGGGGAAGCCAGAGGTGAACACTGAgtatgtcttcctcaattgctgtcTGCCTTATTTTTGAGCTGAGATCTCTGAACTTGAAGTTCATCAATTAGGCTAAAACTGGCTATCCAGCAAGCAcgagggatcctcctgtctcaatctCCCAGGCACCAGGATTGCAGGGGTACGgtgctgtgcccagctttttatatggtTCTCAAGAATTAAGTTCAGATCTGCACACTTATGTGGCAAGCACATTACTAACTGATCCCCCTCCCAGCCCTGtgatacttattttttatttttatgttttatgagaACAAGTAATTCCATTCTTTTCTAATGTTGCAAGAATTTTAATCAGAAACTTGTGGGGAGAAAAACAAGCAATCTAGAAGTATAATGGGAAATTGTCACATGCAGTAGAGGTAAAGTACTTGTAAGTTCTCTAGAGAAGTCTTTGCTAAGATACCTATGTGTCCGGGTGTCCACgtgtatgtgtcagtgtgtgcacCTGTGATGCAGAAGATCAGAAGAAGGGATCTGATCCCTCAGAGCTCTAAAGAGTTGTTTGCTAATATGGGTACTGAGATCTTCACTCCAGTCCCCATGATTGCataccaagtgctcttaactgccaagccatctctctaacacCTTGAGAGAGGTTCTTAAGATACCTGTTTCCTCATTCCTGCAGTTTCCCTGCTTTGCTTTAATCAGTGTTATCCTCTCCCTGCTACAGTCCATATGAGTGTCCTAGCCACATTATGCCAATcaccatggcacacacctgtaatcaggagactgaggcaggtgcaTATCTATTTTAAAGCTGCCCTGGGCCACACAGACTCTGTCAGAGTTCTCAGTAATTATGACAAAAGCACATTGGCACATGTAAAATCCAGTCACTATAgcagaaacaaggaggaacccacTTGTTCATTAACTTCTTTGTGTAAAATGTATTAAGTACTCAACTAAGGTTCTTGGGAAGTTAGCAAGgctgctttcattttctgtgttgctCTCTAGACACTTAGACTGACCATGCAATTTTATCATCTTGGGAAGTTGTCGTATTGAGTTGCACTTATTCTAGCTATACCAGTATGGTATGGTGTACCTTCTGATAGCTCACAAGACACTGATACTTTGACAGACTCTTTACATGTCAGTCACATTTTAGAATCCCTTTAAAAAGCTTGACTGATGACTCTGAATGTTCAGCCATGAGAGTGGTATCAAAAACTTGCTTGAACTTATCTAAAAAGTCATAATCAGTGCTGAATCTGAATTTGTTTGCCCAAAGCACCACAGTGCCTGTCTGGGAAAGGTACACCATGGTAGCGAGTAGCTTATCCAGAAAGTAGTGGTGGTAGACTACATCAGAGGCCAGGATATAATCATAATAAAAGTTTGACTTGGGGAATTTCTGGTCCAGGTCTTCCCCCCATACCAGTTCTTTCACTTCAGGTAGATGAGCTGTGCATTCCagtgtgttttttaaaagattgtattGAAGATTCCCTAAAACATCAGGCTGATCTGTTGCAGTGACTTGAGCtcctaaaagaaagagaaatggtaATGCTTCCTGGAGACACAAAAGACAGTGATCATCTGCATCTCTAAACCATGCCTTTGTTGGTATAGGCTGAGAAAACTGATATAAATTAATAAGCTGGACAGTTTCCTCTTATAGTCCTGACCTGTGCTCTCTGTATACCACATTTGATGTCAGTAGCACCCCAACTTGAACCTCCACCCCCAGTCATGAATGTCAAAGGGATTCAGTTTCATACCTTTGGAGTCTCAACTTCCTTACATGGAAACTAAATGAATTAAAGTAGTTGATTAGCTTCTCCAAGACTATTATCTCTGAATAATTGATGATGCCTGTCATGTGAAATTTGGGAGCAATTCAATGAAATTGTGGCATACCCTGTTACTAGTAAGAAATGAGTATTGTCACAGAAGAGATTTTTTTgaaatgagagcaagaaaaaacaaacctaaaagaCTGGCCACAATGGAAACAAGGCCTGGTCCAGCACCAATTTCAAGTATTTTAGCATCTTGGAGATTTAATTCCTCTGCATGGTCTTCCAAATATTGGCACAAAACTGTAGCCTAAAAGACATTAACAACATTTCCATTTGGGAATTGGATCATTAGCCAGAAACAGACCAGTGTACACTTGTAGTTGAACATTAAGGTATAACTATTTTCAGCTTAGTTTTTTGTAAGAACAAAAATAGCCAGATACTGAGGCTCAGACCTATGAGCACAGCACTGAGGAACTTGATCCAGCCTAAGCTACTGGATGATTCTATCTCCTacagccaaaaagaaagaaaaacttcatgTCATAGCCATCTATGCATGAATATTGTAATTCTAGCTAAGGAACTGGAGAAACAGATTAGTTTTGTTGTCTGTGTCAGACCTCACTGATCTCAAAGGACAAAGAAGGAAAAGTTGGAAAAAGATAGGTCCACTCTTAGAATAGATGGGCAGTGTTCATTGAAAAATAGCAATCCCTGCCAGCTTTGTCATGCGGGGTCTCAAGTGCTTCAAGTAAGTTACATAAATTTGAACACCTTTATCTCAGCTCTTTCATCAAAATTCAGATTAATTAGGACTGTTACATTGGACCAACTGGCCAGTTTGGggtccctccctgccttcctccccttAGCTGGTAAACACTGTCAGAATAGTACTTCTCAAAGTGTTCAGAGAAGATGCAGATGCTTAGCTGCTGTGGTCTGGGTCTGCATGTCTATCTAGATCAGCCCAAATGATGCCAGTCTGGACTATAATATAAGCTAGCAAATTAGTTTTTGTGAATGACATCAAATGTCCttttaattatttagtctttGTTTCTACCTCCCCAAACTTTTCTATAATGAGATATAATAGCTcattgattctctctctctctctctctctctctctctctctctctctctctctctctctctctcacacacacacacacacacacacacacacacacacacacacgcacacataaagT
This DNA window, taken from Cricetulus griseus strain 17A/GY chromosome 2, alternate assembly CriGri-PICRH-1.0, whole genome shotgun sequence, encodes the following:
- the LOC100751500 gene encoding protein-lysine methyltransferase METTL21C encodes the protein MDQCLPTAQQPLCPGTPQEDGFAGPSVESDRIESSLHSIQKFVPTDYASYTQEHYQFAGKKIIIQESIENYGTVVWPGATVLCQYLEDHAEELNLQDAKILEIGAGPGLVSIVASLLGAQVTATDQPDVLGNLQYNLLKNTLECTAHLPEVKELVWGEDLDQKFPKSNFYYDYILASDVVYHHYFLDKLLATMVYLSQTGTVVLWANKFRFSTDYDFLDKFKQVFDTTLMAEHSESSVKLFKGILKCD